Sequence from the Prunus persica cultivar Lovell chromosome G5, Prunus_persica_NCBIv2, whole genome shotgun sequence genome:
GTTAGATAAGGTTTGTACGACTTGGGTTTTGACCAATAGAAacttgccaaaaaaaaaacatttgtgTGAAGTTTTTTggttcaatatatatttttatatatatatatatatatatatatatatatatatacacattcaGAAGGAAAAGTGGTACAATTAGATCGATATGGAAAAGAGCAAGGTGCTTGTGGTTGGTGGTACTGGGTACCTGGGGCGTAGGATTGTTTCTGCAAGCCTATCCCAAGGCCACCCAACATATGTTCTTCAAAGGCCAGAGATTGGCCTTGACATTGATAAGGTCCAAATTCTCTTGGCGTTCAAGAAGCAAGGGGCTCACCTTGTGGAGGGCTCATTTTCTGATCTGGAAAGCCTTGTCCGTGCTGTCAAGCTTGTTGATGTTGTCATCTGCCCCATGTCTGGGGTACATATTCGGAGTCACAACATTTTGCTGCAGCTCCAGCTTGTTGAAGCTATAAAAAAAGCAGGAAATATTAAGGTACAAACACCACTAGAAAAGCTTCATATAAGTCATGGATATACTCGTGGCCAGTGCTAGTGTCAGTCACCCACAACCTGTGGCCAAAGATCCTATTTGTATTAGGCATATATACATGAATTAAGCAAGGGTGGATGCTCATTTGCTCtatgtgttttttgtttctcaaaaGGTTTTTACTCTCATGTTATTCTATAGGGTTTGTTTATTGTGcactcatattataacacataAAATTTCTTGGGTATGTAACAAATGGTGTTACTAATTAACTCAAGTATTAGTTGGATGACATGGTTGATATTTCATTGACTTATGATACAACATTAATTAATAGATATACGAATTCTGAGAGGATTGGTAGTACCACTTGACAATAGGGCGGTCACACTGTAACATTTCTCTGTGTAATGGTGTTATGATCAcataaaaaaagtttcaaataATCTGGTAAGACGGCTTTATTTCCCCGTATAGGTCTTCCTTATGGAGGagcacctttttttcttcattattgTTATGAATGATatgatttatctttttttgttttatataaatgCAATTGAACTACAAGGGGCGAGGTTTCTCATACACAAACTACCAAGGTGCTATGATGGTTTGAACATGAGATCACTGGTCTTCAAGTCAAGGCTCTTTACCATTGAACTGGACCGTGTTAATGATTTagcttaattataattttttttttttgtcacaaCGATTTAGTTTAATTATTAGTGGTTTaactttttcattaattaggGTCTACTTCAATATTCGTAACCACAATTGATATTAGGATGctgatttttccattttatttttgtccattcccccttttttttaaaaaataatttttactaTAACAAAAAAGGGAGTGTCAGTAAATAAAAGAGGGATGAGAAAATCATCTCCCTTGGTATTATTGTACAATAGAGCGCACGACTTTAAATGCCTTAGCCAATTTAAGGTGAGGAAGAGAAAGTGTTTTATATAGGAGTCAGACTTGTCTTGTTAGTCTGAATAACAACTGTGAATGATCTTTTTGGTCGTGACTCGTAATCAAATTAACATACTGATTACAAACTCATAAATATCACTTTTTTCCTGCCCTTGCTTTTTTCTGTAGCGTTTTTTGCCATCAGAGTTCGGTTTCGATCCAGCACGTATGGGACATGCACTTGAACCTGGAAGAGTTACATTTGATGATAAAATGGTAGTGAGAAAGGCAATACAAGATGCTAAAATCCCCTCCACTTATGTATGTGGTGCCGGCTTCGCTGGTTATTTGGCCGTTAACCTTTCACAGATGGGGACACTCGTTCCTCCAAAGGAGAAAGTTCTTATTTATGGAGATGGTAACGCTAAAGGTATGCCAAAgctaataaattaaattaaaacacCACTTTTCACCTCCATAAGCATTTACTATAATGCAGGCTAATAGTATATAGATACTCTGGTTTATGTATATATGACATAGAATTAATCATCTTCATGTACCGTGCAGTATCTATAGTGGATGAAGATGACATCGCAGCATATACAATCAAAACAATAGATGATCCGCGAACATTGAACAAAACATTATACCTTCGTCCACCCGAAAACGAACTCAGTCAAAAACAATTGGTTGAGATGTGGGAAAACCTCATAGGCAAGAAACTAGAACATATCTCCATTTCAGAAGAAGACTTCCTTGCCTCTATGAAAGGTACGCATGATATCATATGAAATCTATTGAATGCACGAAAGTTATATGGTTTAACCTCGCCAATCAATCAGCTCCTTGAATGGATTTCATTGATCAGCACATTAAAATTCCTAGGTTATTTTTGCGCAGATCGATCAGACTCTGACTCATTACTcagattttaaattttaactcTTGACTTGTGGTGCCTAAAATCCAAGAACCTGAACCTAATACAAGCTCTAAGCAGAAATTTCACACCTTATGAAATACTATATTTCAGGTATGGACTATGCAGGCCAGGTAGGAGCGGGGCATTTCTACCACATGTTCTACGAAGGCGCTCT
This genomic interval carries:
- the LOC18778052 gene encoding isoflavone reductase homolog yields the protein MEKSKVLVVGGTGYLGRRIVSASLSQGHPTYVLQRPEIGLDIDKVQILLAFKKQGAHLVEGSFSDLESLVRAVKLVDVVICPMSGVHIRSHNILLQLQLVEAIKKAGNIKRFLPSEFGFDPARMGHALEPGRVTFDDKMVVRKAIQDAKIPSTYVCGAGFAGYLAVNLSQMGTLVPPKEKVLIYGDGNAKVSIVDEDDIAAYTIKTIDDPRTLNKTLYLRPPENELSQKQLVEMWENLIGKKLEHISISEEDFLASMKGMDYAGQVGAGHFYHMFYEGALTNFEIGEEGEEASKLYPEVKYTRMNEYIKIYA